A stretch of the Capsicum annuum cultivar UCD-10X-F1 chromosome 10, UCD10Xv1.1, whole genome shotgun sequence genome encodes the following:
- the LOC107856989 gene encoding protein RADIALIS-like 1, which produces MSSMSSQHGSPGSWTAKQNKAFEKALAVYDKETRDRWSNVSKAVGGKTAEEVKRHYEILLRDVFYIETGRVPFPNYKTTGGSHNSTSD; this is translated from the coding sequence ATGAGCTCAATGTCATCTCAACATGGGTCTCCAGGATCATGGACAGCAAAACAGAACAAGGCGTTTGAGAAGGCACTGGCAGTGTACGACAAAGAGACTCGTGATCGTTGGTCCAATGTTTCCAAAGCAGTTGGTGGCAAGACTGCCGAAGAGGTGAAGCGACACTATGAAATCCTTTTGCGTGATGTTTTCTATATTGAGACTGGTAGGGTGCCCTTCCCCAACTACAAGACTACTGGAGGAAGCCATAATTCCACCTCTGActaa